The DNA segment ATCAGCCTCATCCGATGGATGATCGGCATTTGTATGTTGCCAGATTTCTGCAACAACACCCCATGTATCCAACCCAATCAACCGGTGGCGTTCTCCCTGCTTAAGAGTTATCAGTTCACCATTCTGGTATGTTTTAGGTTCGGTTTGCTCATCTGTATCACTTTGAGCAACTGCAATAGGGCCATCCACTACACGCCATACTTCAGCACGGCGGAAATGGTATTGCCAGGATAAACGCTTTTGAGGTCCTACTACCAAAATCTTAGGACT comes from the Xanthocytophaga agilis genome and includes:
- a CDS encoding phosphoheptose isomerase, translated to MTTEIFSKIAQQLSEKGFTVASSDFTRPWGGFFVIDESQTQKFIETYFPSLPANSLLQGARLSPKILVVGPQKRLSWQYHFRRAEVWRVVDGPIAVAQSDTDEQTEPKTYQNGELITLKQGERHRLIGLDTWGVVAEIWQHTNADHPSDEADIVRVQDDFSR